The genomic DNA TCGATGCCGTACCTTCTTGAGTTGCTGCCGGACCAGCTTCGGGCCTGGATTGGAGAGGCCGGCGTAACCTTCCACCCACATGTCGAACCCCACCAACTCGGCCTCAGGGCAGAGCGCGCCGACCATGCACATACTGCGGCCATGAAATACTCCGATTTCCAGGTAGCGTTTCGGTCGAAGCAGAGTTGCCAGTGCGACCAGGGCCGTCGTGAGATCTGCGTAACGCCAGCCGTCTCCATAACGGGTCTGCCCCGTTTGGTAATACTTCAAAAGATACTGCATCACCGCATCTTGATCGAGTTTCTTCAGAATGCTGATGACCTGCTTGCGGCTTTCAGGTCCCAATGCGTACTGCCCTACGGTGCTGGGTCCTAAGATCGTGGGCCGAAGCCAGTTACCTTTTTCCTGGAACTCCCGGTCGAGGCAGGCGACCGACGATGATGGGCCGAGGAAGCGATGGTCCTCTTTGGTTACTTGCCCATGAATTCCGAGGACATTTCCCACAGTGTCTATAGTGGTGCCCACAGCGTCCATTGCAGAACGGCTTCTGGCCAGCTCCTTTTCCATCTCGAAAACAAGTTTTTGCAATTGCTCCTGCACTCGCCCAGCTTCCAGCAGTTGTTTCTGCAACCCCTCTTGTTTTTGTCCGGCTTCCAGGAACTGTTTTTGCAGCCGTTCCAGCTTGCCTTCTTTCTCCAAGTTCATGTCCACAACAAGCTTTTGCAATTGCTCCTGTCCGCGCCCGGCTTCCTGTAGTTGTTTCTGCAACCCCTCTTGTTTTTGCCCGGCTTCCAGGAACCGTTTTTGCAGCTGTTCCAGCTTGGCTTCTTTATCCAAGTTCAATTGCTCGTGTACGCGCCCAGCTTCCTGTAGCTGTTTCCGCAATCCTTCTTGTTTTTGTCCGGCCTCCAGGAATTGTTTTTGCAGCCGTTCCAGCTTGGCTTCTTTCTCCAAGTTCAGGTCCACGACAAGCTTTTGTAATTGTTCCTGTCTTCGTTCCAAGGCTTGAGATTGCGCTCTCACTTGAGCGACT from Terriglobales bacterium includes the following:
- a CDS encoding class I SAM-dependent methyltransferase; translated protein: MNQELSEREKLLKRMQSNMKMPANRATTPTQVEAQTAVRNYFPIDDLVALHGSYDIYNVPLTSRRPIIGPLFVLTKRVLRRLLLPFFLRQLTFNASAARIFSFIKDALISLKQSLHSIEQQVAQVRAQSQALERRQEQLQKLVVDLNLEKEAKLERLQKQFLEAGQKQEGLRKQLQEAGRVHEQLNLDKEAKLEQLQKRFLEAGQKQEGLQKQLQEAGRGQEQLQKLVVDMNLEKEGKLERLQKQFLEAGQKQEGLQKQLLEAGRVQEQLQKLVFEMEKELARSRSAMDAVGTTIDTVGNVLGIHGQVTKEDHRFLGPSSSVACLDREFQEKGNWLRPTILGPSTVGQYALGPESRKQVISILKKLDQDAVMQYLLKYYQTGQTRYGDGWRYADLTTALVALATLLRPKRYLEIGVFHGRSMCMVGALCPEAELVGFDMWVEGYAGLSNPGPKLVRQQLKKVRHRGPVTLISGNSHETVPRYFCENPDAFDLITVDGDHTAEGGRQDLRDVLPHLAVGGFVLLDDISYPGSEFLYKIWAQEVMSDPRFVCWDFRELGNGIAIALKQGE